In Stieleria varia, one genomic interval encodes:
- a CDS encoding sulfatase family protein gives MSMPKVILVTALLWCVFSHASASTAEDANSPDDSRPNILLIFTDDQGVGDVGCYGSEIPTPNIDSIARDGIKMTQWYSASSICTPSRFGLMTGKNPSRSADGLLGALMFMSEKDKSRGLHDDERTIAASLSDVGYDTALIGKWHLGHGDPRYLPVHHGFNHFTGHTGGCIDYFTMTYGIIPDWYQGTQHVSQVGYATELITDSAVDYLKARSAETEPFFLYLAYNAPHFGKGWSPADQETVNLMQPQAADLKRTGPITDKIRREFAAMVVSLDDGVGKVLQTLEQTGLDRDTLVIFLTDHGGDPTYGGNNDPLRGQKATLFDGGLKVPCLMRWPGKIKAGSTSDQVTSSLDLSPTLCRIAKATPPSEIQDGIDLTDHLLEGKSIASRTLFWETGRHSELGRGNWSALREGDWKYVHEPDGTEHVFDLASDPNENVELVGTKPDILERLKTTAEKLHREYHGD, from the coding sequence ATGTCCATGCCCAAAGTGATCCTGGTCACCGCACTGCTTTGGTGCGTCTTTTCCCACGCCTCCGCGTCCACCGCAGAAGACGCGAATAGCCCAGATGATTCGCGCCCCAATATCCTGCTGATCTTTACCGACGATCAGGGCGTGGGCGATGTGGGGTGCTACGGGAGCGAGATTCCGACTCCCAACATCGATTCCATCGCTCGCGACGGGATCAAGATGACGCAGTGGTATTCTGCATCGTCGATCTGCACGCCGTCTCGATTCGGATTAATGACGGGCAAGAATCCATCACGCTCCGCCGATGGGCTGCTGGGGGCGTTGATGTTCATGAGCGAGAAAGACAAATCGCGAGGACTACACGACGACGAACGAACCATTGCCGCGTCGCTCAGTGATGTCGGATACGACACGGCACTGATCGGCAAGTGGCATTTAGGGCACGGTGATCCTCGGTACCTGCCCGTTCATCATGGGTTCAATCATTTCACGGGCCACACAGGTGGTTGCATCGACTATTTCACGATGACGTACGGAATCATTCCGGATTGGTATCAGGGCACGCAGCATGTCTCCCAAGTCGGCTATGCAACGGAACTGATCACGGACTCAGCGGTCGATTACTTGAAAGCTCGCTCAGCCGAAACAGAGCCATTCTTTCTGTACCTCGCCTACAACGCGCCGCATTTCGGCAAAGGCTGGAGCCCTGCGGATCAGGAAACCGTCAATCTCATGCAACCACAAGCGGCGGATTTGAAACGCACCGGTCCGATCACCGATAAGATTCGACGCGAGTTTGCCGCGATGGTGGTTTCGTTGGATGACGGTGTGGGCAAAGTCCTACAGACGCTGGAGCAGACCGGGTTGGATCGCGACACCCTCGTGATCTTTTTGACCGATCATGGAGGCGACCCGACATACGGTGGCAACAATGATCCGCTGCGTGGTCAGAAAGCCACTTTGTTCGACGGCGGCTTGAAGGTTCCGTGCCTGATGCGATGGCCGGGGAAGATTAAAGCCGGCAGCACCAGCGATCAAGTCACCTCGAGCTTGGATCTTTCGCCGACGTTGTGCCGAATCGCCAAAGCGACCCCGCCGAGTGAAATTCAAGATGGGATTGATTTGACGGATCACCTGCTGGAGGGAAAGTCGATCGCATCACGAACACTTTTCTGGGAAACCGGGCGTCACAGCGAATTGGGACGCGGAAACTGGTCCGCTCTACGCGAGGGGGATTGGAAATACGTGCACGAGCCGGACGGTACCGAGCATGTCTTTGATCTCGCCTCCGACCCCAACGAAAACGTTGAACTTGTCGGTACGAAACCCGACATCCTGGAACGTTTAAAAACCACTGCTGAGAAACTGCATCGCGAATATCACGGAGATTGA
- a CDS encoding AI-2E family transporter, which translates to MPRTKADLATLTAVAQLLAVVLIVAALFFARDVFIPLALGLLLSFLLSPIVNRLQNHGIPNVMAVVATAALAFVLLAGVFTMIGRELTTLVGDLPRHKQELVTKARGLAGMTSGVGGKLGELASEVTEAMETETDSADSETSEPTILQEWTDRLLPETTQADSSVNDGRSTKTPLYVKQVQDDLPLANWATTAGTVLGPLATAGLVTVFALFMLIHREDLRDRIIAVISNGNYVTTTEALDEAANRISRYLIAQSIINTSYGIVLSIGLAVIGATLTESGTFPNVVLWGVLAACLRFVPYLGPTAAAVFPAAMALSVFPGYSVFIAVVVLITFMELISNNVLEPWLYGSSTGISAVAVIVAAVFWAWLWGPVGLLLSTPLTVCLVVLGHYVPRFRVIAILLGEELEIKTSMRFYQRLLAGDERRAREILKEHANDHGFAKTCDRVLIPVLKRIRVDHESEHLDESDTHRLFAMVGGLIDELNPDKQPDQQSDASPETLPSDDAIDARPTVIGCTSHHFSETMVLNMLRIGGQGNFRISAISDETLPQSIVQHIADSNPPVVVIVVLPKGGFAQARYLCQSIRDGGYAGEIVVACMGRFKRFDSLFVKFRKRGATCMTTSYVQTKSKIESLLARSPSHPDQLASSDLQSSAAIVN; encoded by the coding sequence ATGCCCCGTACCAAGGCCGATCTTGCGACATTGACAGCAGTCGCCCAATTGCTCGCCGTCGTCCTGATCGTCGCTGCCCTTTTCTTCGCTCGCGACGTGTTCATCCCCCTCGCTTTGGGACTACTGCTCTCGTTTTTGCTGAGCCCGATCGTCAATCGACTGCAGAATCATGGAATCCCCAACGTGATGGCGGTGGTTGCGACAGCCGCGTTGGCCTTCGTGCTATTAGCCGGAGTGTTCACAATGATTGGCAGGGAATTGACCACGCTGGTCGGTGACCTGCCCAGGCACAAGCAAGAACTAGTCACAAAAGCCCGCGGGCTGGCAGGCATGACATCAGGTGTCGGGGGCAAGCTCGGCGAATTGGCGTCGGAGGTGACCGAGGCGATGGAAACCGAAACGGACTCCGCCGACTCCGAGACGAGCGAGCCGACGATTCTGCAAGAGTGGACGGACCGGCTGTTGCCTGAAACCACTCAAGCGGACAGCAGCGTCAACGACGGCAGATCGACGAAGACGCCGCTCTATGTCAAACAGGTGCAGGACGACCTGCCCTTGGCAAACTGGGCCACCACGGCTGGAACCGTCCTTGGGCCGCTCGCCACGGCAGGTTTGGTGACCGTGTTCGCTCTTTTCATGTTGATCCACCGAGAGGATCTGCGGGATCGTATCATCGCGGTCATCAGCAACGGCAACTACGTCACGACCACGGAAGCGCTCGATGAGGCCGCCAATCGAATCAGCCGCTACTTGATAGCTCAATCGATCATCAATACGAGTTACGGCATCGTTCTCTCGATCGGACTGGCGGTGATCGGAGCCACACTGACCGAATCCGGGACGTTTCCCAACGTGGTGTTGTGGGGAGTTCTCGCAGCCTGTCTGCGTTTCGTTCCGTATCTCGGTCCCACTGCGGCGGCTGTCTTTCCTGCTGCCATGGCATTGTCTGTCTTCCCAGGCTACAGCGTCTTTATCGCGGTGGTGGTTCTCATCACGTTCATGGAACTGATCAGCAACAACGTGCTTGAGCCCTGGTTGTACGGTAGCAGCACTGGAATCTCCGCCGTCGCCGTCATCGTGGCTGCGGTCTTTTGGGCATGGCTATGGGGGCCGGTTGGGCTTCTGCTCTCGACGCCACTGACCGTCTGCCTTGTGGTACTGGGGCACTATGTGCCACGGTTCAGGGTGATTGCGATCTTGCTCGGCGAAGAATTAGAGATCAAGACATCGATGCGATTCTATCAGCGTCTGCTAGCCGGCGATGAACGCCGCGCCCGAGAAATTCTGAAAGAGCACGCCAACGACCATGGTTTTGCCAAGACATGTGATCGAGTCCTGATCCCTGTCCTGAAGCGAATTCGTGTGGACCACGAGTCAGAACATCTCGATGAATCAGACACCCATCGGCTTTTTGCAATGGTCGGTGGCTTGATTGACGAGTTGAATCCTGACAAGCAACCCGACCAGCAATCCGATGCGTCACCCGAAACGCTACCTTCAGACGACGCGATCGATGCCAGGCCGACGGTCATCGGTTGCACTTCACATCATTTCAGCGAAACGATGGTGTTGAACATGTTGCGGATCGGTGGACAAGGCAATTTTCGTATCTCCGCGATCAGCGACGAGACATTACCTCAATCCATCGTGCAACATATTGCCGACAGCAATCCACCCGTGGTCGTGATTGTGGTCCTGCCCAAAGGAGGATTCGCACAAGCGAGGTATCTTTGTCAATCCATTCGCGACGGTGGTTATGCAGGTGAAATCGTCGTCGCCTGCATGGGGAGGTTCAAGAGATTTGACAGTCTGTTTGTCAAGTTCCGAAAACGGGGTGCGACTTGCATGACGACATCCTACGTGCAAACCAAATCAAAGATCGAATCTTTGCTCGCTCGCTCGCCAAGCCATCCTGACCAACTGGCATCATCTGATTTACAGTCTAGTGCTGCGATCGTGAATTGA
- a CDS encoding response regulator has product MTTTILVVDDHDDIRDLITQKLQRNGFTVVTAKNGLEAVLVTAQAAPALILMDINMPELDGLAATAQIRTENPAKRTPVIALTAYAMDDDETRSLAAGCDAFHRKPVDFDLLLDQISTLIAQTSSDDGTLPST; this is encoded by the coding sequence ATGACCACCACCATCTTGGTCGTTGATGACCATGACGACATTCGCGATTTGATCACGCAGAAATTGCAACGTAATGGCTTCACCGTCGTGACGGCCAAGAATGGCCTCGAAGCTGTGCTGGTGACCGCACAAGCCGCTCCGGCGTTGATCCTGATGGATATCAACATGCCTGAACTCGACGGGCTAGCGGCAACCGCCCAGATTCGAACTGAGAATCCAGCAAAACGAACTCCCGTGATCGCCTTGACCGCGTACGCGATGGATGACGATGAAACCCGATCGCTGGCCGCAGGGTGCGATGCATTTCATCGAAAACCGGTGGATTTTGATCTGCTGTTGGATCAGATCAGCACGCTGATCGCGCAAACGTCCTCTGATGACGGAACGTTGCCGTCCACGTAG
- a CDS encoding RNA polymerase sigma factor, translated as MKPDLESIRELHGPMIWSIAMRVTNQYTDAVDCFQDVFLEVVSDSQKGEIRDWGAYLRWLTTRRAIDTVRRRHRKHSASVLKDSHAIADPSNDLQAIEFEDLVQRVREELVHLSPAQAEAFWLVCVEQCTQSEVAESMQIERNHVGVLVYRARQHLQQQLKHLAPESFFKQAEDSQ; from the coding sequence GTGAAACCTGACCTGGAATCCATCCGCGAGCTACATGGCCCCATGATCTGGAGCATCGCGATGCGAGTCACCAACCAATACACGGATGCCGTCGACTGCTTTCAAGACGTGTTCCTGGAAGTCGTCTCTGATTCACAGAAAGGCGAGATCCGCGATTGGGGTGCGTACCTACGATGGCTGACGACGCGTCGAGCAATCGACACCGTTCGCCGACGCCATCGAAAACACTCAGCATCCGTTCTGAAAGATTCTCATGCCATTGCCGATCCATCCAACGACCTTCAAGCAATCGAGTTCGAGGATCTGGTGCAAAGGGTTCGTGAAGAGTTGGTCCATCTGTCACCTGCACAAGCGGAAGCATTCTGGTTGGTCTGCGTCGAACAGTGCACTCAGTCAGAAGTTGCCGAATCAATGCAGATCGAAAGAAACCATGTCGGGGTGTTGGTCTATCGAGCGCGTCAACATCTGCAACAACAACTCAAGCATCTTGCCCCCGAGTCCTTCTTCAAGCAAGCGGAAGACAGCCAATGA
- a CDS encoding N-formylglutamate amidohydrolase yields MSLLITCEFAGKQIPDGLPQMDHLVESGHFVEDRPNPAKWKSDAVSLHIGRLLSQQLTAPLLFNPYSSQLIDVTKSLGHPKLFTERTRDWPPESKQFLINEVHSAYRERVRRAIRHLTIHFSPVIHLSLRTFPLKLGDRIRRTDVGLLYDSARDWEADFCADWVDELYWMCPNLKVRRNYPRRGTVDSLTKAMRGEFPAEEYLGIDVWFNRAWVARPLQIREDCLLTICRSLAMLTRQMAVEAA; encoded by the coding sequence ATGTCACTGCTGATCACCTGCGAGTTTGCCGGAAAGCAGATCCCTGATGGTTTGCCTCAAATGGATCACCTGGTCGAATCGGGGCATTTTGTAGAGGATCGTCCAAACCCCGCAAAGTGGAAATCGGACGCGGTGTCGTTGCACATCGGACGACTGCTCTCACAGCAACTCACTGCGCCCCTGTTGTTCAATCCATACTCAAGCCAACTGATCGACGTGACGAAGTCACTTGGTCATCCGAAACTATTCACTGAGCGAACGCGCGACTGGCCCCCCGAGAGCAAACAGTTCTTGATCAACGAAGTTCACTCGGCGTATCGCGAACGCGTGCGGCGAGCGATCCGACACTTGACGATTCATTTCTCTCCCGTGATCCACCTGTCGCTGCGAACTTTTCCTCTCAAGCTGGGCGATCGCATCCGTCGCACGGATGTCGGATTGCTGTACGACTCGGCGAGGGACTGGGAAGCGGATTTCTGTGCCGACTGGGTGGATGAGTTGTATTGGATGTGTCCGAACCTGAAAGTCCGACGAAACTATCCACGCCGTGGCACAGTGGACAGTCTGACCAAAGCGATGCGTGGCGAGTTTCCTGCTGAAGAGTATCTGGGAATCGATGTATGGTTCAATCGAGCCTGGGTCGCCCGACCGCTCCAAATTCGCGAGGACTGCCTGCTCACCATCTGCCGCTCTCTCGCCATGCTGACCCGCCAAATGGCTGTGGAAGCCGCTTAG
- a CDS encoding sulfatase family protein, which produces MKILASVMLLSIVAIALGSVGTAYSQTPNVVMIVADDQCYRDFGFMGNTRVHTPNLDQLAANSARFPHGYVPSSVCRPSLVSMLTGRYPHEHGVHFNHPPPGFSRLTKSEEIDKAEFDRLRARADKYIQHAATIPRVLGVHGYRSLQTGKYWEGHFRNAGFTQGMTTTEPSGGKYGDKQLANGDWVAHGNGDHGLSIGRETMQPIERFVDSDDRRPFFLWYAPFLPHVPHDSPQKYFDIAKGYDGVDPHELPYFAAIAQFDDTVGQLMEILRRADKLQSTLIVFVSDNGWVPEPGKSLKPIQGESAIPQWDHTRSSKRAPFDDGLRTPILFCWPGHIQPATFSTPVSSVDLMPTILAAARVDTAGLQLSGVNLWNVVQGRENPDPQRCVFGEIYPGDATSLDHPERDVAYRWVRQGEFKLIVPRHRDATRPWGNYLLKPALFNVLTDPDESDNLIDSQRGRQIAAELNRALDHWWP; this is translated from the coding sequence ATGAAGATTCTCGCCAGCGTGATGTTGTTGAGTATCGTTGCGATCGCCCTGGGTTCTGTGGGGACAGCATATTCACAAACGCCAAACGTGGTGATGATCGTTGCTGACGATCAGTGCTATCGTGATTTTGGGTTCATGGGGAACACCCGTGTTCACACACCCAACCTCGATCAACTGGCTGCTAACTCGGCACGGTTTCCCCACGGCTATGTCCCGTCAAGCGTTTGTCGGCCATCGCTGGTCAGCATGTTGACGGGACGATATCCACACGAGCATGGCGTGCATTTCAATCATCCGCCGCCTGGATTTTCGCGATTGACCAAATCAGAGGAGATCGACAAAGCAGAGTTTGATCGGCTGAGGGCAAGGGCAGACAAGTACATCCAGCATGCTGCTACGATTCCGCGTGTGTTGGGCGTTCATGGTTATCGGAGTTTACAGACCGGCAAATACTGGGAAGGCCATTTTCGCAACGCGGGCTTCACTCAGGGGATGACCACGACCGAGCCGTCCGGCGGCAAATACGGCGACAAGCAACTTGCCAACGGCGATTGGGTGGCACACGGTAACGGGGATCATGGTTTGTCGATCGGTCGCGAGACGATGCAGCCCATTGAACGCTTCGTGGACAGCGATGATCGGCGCCCGTTCTTTCTCTGGTACGCACCGTTTTTGCCACACGTACCGCATGATTCGCCGCAAAAGTACTTTGACATCGCCAAAGGTTATGACGGCGTTGATCCTCATGAGTTGCCGTATTTTGCCGCCATCGCACAGTTTGATGATACCGTCGGCCAACTGATGGAAATATTGCGGCGAGCCGACAAGCTGCAGTCGACGCTGATCGTATTTGTTTCGGACAACGGTTGGGTACCTGAACCTGGCAAGTCACTCAAGCCGATCCAGGGTGAGTCGGCGATCCCGCAGTGGGATCACACCCGATCGAGTAAACGAGCGCCCTTTGACGATGGCCTGCGGACGCCGATACTGTTTTGCTGGCCCGGGCACATTCAACCAGCGACCTTTTCAACGCCGGTCAGCAGTGTCGATTTGATGCCGACGATCCTTGCCGCCGCCAGGGTTGACACCGCCGGTTTGCAACTCAGCGGCGTTAATCTTTGGAATGTGGTTCAGGGAAGAGAGAATCCCGATCCCCAGCGATGCGTCTTTGGCGAAATCTATCCCGGTGACGCAACTTCATTGGACCATCCCGAACGAGATGTCGCGTACCGCTGGGTCAGACAGGGTGAATTCAAGCTGATTGTGCCACGGCACCGAGACGCAACACGACCGTGGGGAAACTACCTGCTCAAACCTGCGTTGTTCAACGTCTTGACCGATCCAGACGAATCGGACAACTTGATCGACTCCCAACGAGGCCGCCAGATCGCAGCCGAGTTGAATCGCGCGTTGGATCATTGGTGGCCGTGA
- a CDS encoding rhamnogalacturonan lyase, with the protein MPKMLDTHHSFRMSRLLTCFFACLLIGQDSASAQRCMEALDRGVVALNCGDEGVFLSWRLLGTEPRDVGFDVFRQSGDSPLVKLNEQPIAGATQFRDLHADLTHPTRYWVQTVGAAAGPGDVVELPASPPEQRYLSVPLRPPEGYYAGDASVGDLDGDGAYELVVHMTGRGRDNSQSGMTSQPILHAYKLDGTLLWSIDLGRNIREGAHYTQFMVYDLDCDGKAEVVCKTGDGTVDGIGKVIGDADADHRSQPRQTGSPFSRRRGSGPREGYVLKGPEYLTVFSGQTGEALATVPYVPRRHPETDDPTPGQLKDVWGDDYGNRVDRFLACVAYLDGERPSVIMSRGYYTRTVLAAWDWRDGKLQQRWVFDSNDHDASLKFAGQGNHSISVADVDDDGRDEIIFGSLVIDDDGSPLYSTGLGHGDAQHTSDIDPERPGLETWSIHEKPGSDDPGIELRNTRTGEIYFSDAQGRDVGRGMMADIDPRFPGAEFWGGTRSLLSARGERIGPTPRSQNMAIWWDGDLLRELLDGVSIIKWDHASGVEQRVFDGRSFGLSSNNGSKSNPCLCADILGDWREELIARTSDSRQLRIYVSTIDTQHRMVTLMHDPQYRLGIAWQNVGYNQPAHPSFFLGHGMKPQPNTPIRTPE; encoded by the coding sequence ATGCCCAAGATGCTGGATACCCATCACTCGTTTCGGATGTCTCGATTGCTGACCTGTTTTTTCGCATGCCTGCTGATCGGCCAAGATTCTGCGTCGGCTCAACGATGCATGGAAGCGTTGGATCGAGGCGTCGTCGCGTTGAACTGTGGCGACGAAGGCGTTTTTCTCAGTTGGCGTTTGCTGGGAACGGAGCCACGTGACGTCGGGTTTGATGTCTTCCGCCAGTCCGGTGATTCCCCACTGGTGAAACTGAACGAGCAACCGATTGCGGGCGCTACACAGTTTCGTGATCTACACGCTGACTTGACTCATCCGACACGCTACTGGGTTCAGACGGTCGGCGCTGCTGCCGGTCCCGGTGACGTGGTTGAGCTGCCTGCGTCGCCACCGGAGCAACGCTATCTGTCTGTTCCATTACGTCCTCCAGAAGGTTACTACGCCGGTGATGCATCGGTCGGGGACTTGGATGGCGATGGAGCGTACGAATTGGTCGTCCACATGACCGGGCGGGGGCGCGACAATTCACAAAGCGGGATGACCTCTCAGCCGATCCTGCACGCCTACAAGCTCGACGGCACGCTTCTTTGGTCGATCGACTTAGGTAGAAACATTCGCGAAGGTGCCCATTACACGCAATTCATGGTCTATGACTTGGACTGCGACGGCAAGGCAGAAGTGGTTTGCAAGACCGGCGATGGAACCGTGGATGGAATCGGAAAAGTGATCGGTGACGCCGACGCGGATCATCGCAGTCAACCGCGGCAAACCGGTTCCCCCTTTTCTCGTCGTCGCGGCAGCGGCCCTCGTGAAGGATACGTGTTGAAAGGCCCCGAGTACCTGACCGTCTTTTCCGGCCAAACGGGCGAGGCGTTGGCAACGGTCCCCTACGTGCCTCGTCGGCATCCAGAAACAGACGATCCTACACCGGGACAGCTCAAAGACGTTTGGGGTGACGACTATGGCAACCGAGTCGATCGCTTTCTCGCTTGCGTCGCCTATTTGGATGGAGAACGACCCAGCGTGATCATGTCACGGGGCTACTACACGCGTACCGTTCTGGCGGCCTGGGATTGGCGTGACGGGAAACTTCAGCAACGCTGGGTGTTCGACAGCAACGATCATGACGCGTCCTTGAAATTTGCTGGACAAGGCAATCACAGCATCAGCGTGGCGGATGTAGATGACGACGGTCGTGACGAAATCATCTTTGGCTCGTTGGTCATCGACGACGACGGTTCGCCGCTTTACTCCACCGGACTCGGTCACGGTGATGCCCAACACACTTCCGATATTGATCCCGAGCGTCCTGGGCTGGAGACATGGAGCATCCACGAAAAACCGGGCAGCGATGATCCGGGAATCGAACTGCGAAACACGCGTACAGGCGAGATCTATTTTTCTGATGCCCAGGGACGTGATGTTGGGCGAGGCATGATGGCCGACATCGATCCCCGATTCCCAGGAGCTGAGTTTTGGGGAGGCACACGGAGCCTGCTGAGTGCACGTGGGGAGCGAATCGGTCCCACTCCTCGCTCCCAGAACATGGCGATTTGGTGGGATGGCGATCTGCTGCGAGAATTGCTGGATGGTGTTTCGATCATCAAATGGGATCACGCGTCAGGCGTTGAGCAACGAGTTTTTGACGGGCGAAGCTTCGGATTGTCCAGCAACAATGGTTCCAAATCCAACCCATGTCTGTGCGCCGATATCCTGGGTGACTGGCGTGAAGAATTGATTGCTCGAACCTCGGACAGTCGTCAGTTGAGGATCTATGTGTCCACGATCGATACCCAGCATCGGATGGTCACCTTGATGCACGACCCTCAGTATCGACTGGGGATCGCTTGGCAAAATGTCGGCTACAATCAACCTGCGCACCCCAGTTTCTTTTTGGGCCATGGAATGAAGCCGCAACCCAATACTCCCATACGGACACCGGAATGA